The Deinococcus hopiensis KR-140 sequence AGCGCTCCCGGCTGCTCCGCGCGGGCTTGGGCATCAGGGCCTCCTCGCGCAGGGTCAGCGTCTCCTCGCCTTTCAGGAGGGCGCGTGCCTTTCCGGTGGCGCGCAGCCCCTGGTGCTCATCCGCCGAGAGGTAGGCCAGGCTCACGAGTTGGCGCAGCACCCCGCGCCAGGTCTTCTCGTCGTGCGCGCTGCCGACGCCAAAGGTGGGCAGCTGGTGGTGACCCATCGCCCGCACCTTTTCCGTCTCGCGGCCCAGCAGCACGTCGGTGAGGTGCGCCGCGCCGAAGCGGTTGCCGGTGCGGACCACCGCCGAAAGGGCCATCTGCGCCTCACGGGTGGCGTCGCGCACGCGCGGCGGATTCAGGCACGCGTCGCAGTTGCCGCACGGTTCCCGCAGCGTTTCACCGAAATACGCCAGCAGCATCTGGCGGCGGCAGGTGGCGGCCTCGCAGTAGGTCAGCAGGGCGTCGAGCTTGGCGGCCTCGGTGCGTTTGACGTCCTCCGGAGCCGTGCTCTGCGCGAGCATCCGCCTGACGTTCACCACGTCGCTGAGACCGTAGACCATCCACGCCGTGCTCGGCAGCCCGTCGCGCCCGGCGCGGCCCGTTTCCTGGTAGTAGCCTTCCAGGCTCTTGGGCAGGTCAAGGTGGGCGACAAAGCGCACGTTGGGCTTGTCGATGCCCATGCCAAAGGCCACGGTAGCGGCCACCACCAGCCCTTCCTCGTTCAGAAAGCGCTCCTGGGCCGCGTTACGCTCACGCGGCGAGAGGCCCGCGTGGTAGGCCACCGCCTCTACTCCCTGCGCCGAGAGCCACTTCGCCGTCTCCTCCACCGACCTGCGCGACAGGCAGTACACGATGCCCGCGTCTCCCGGGTGCTCGGTGCGAATAAAGTCAAGCAGTTGCGTCTTGGGTCCCTCCTTCGGTCCCACCCGGTACTGAATGTTGGGGCGGTCGAAGGAGGAGATGAACTGCGGCGCACCCGCGAGGCCCAGCACCCGCACGATGTCCGCGCGGGTCCGGTCGTCGGCGGTGGCGGTCAGGGCCAGCCGGGGGATATGGGGAAAACGCTCCGGCAGCACGCCGAGTTGCCCGTACTCGGGCCGGAAGTCGTGGCCCCACTGGGAGACGCAGTGCGCCTCGTCGATGGCGAAGAGGGCCACGGGCGCACGTTCGAGCAGGTCCAGCGTTCGCGGCAGCAGCAATCGCTCGGGAGCCACATACAGCAAGTCGAGGGTGTGCGCGAGCAGGGCCGACTCCACCTCGCGCACACCCTCGGCACTGAGGGTGGAATTCAGGAAGGCGGCGCGCACCCCGAGTTGCCGGAGGGTGTCCACCTGGTCCTTCATCAGGGCGATCAGGGGTGAGACGACGATGCCGGCGCCCGGGCGCAACAGCGAGGGCACCTGATAGCACAGGCTCTTGCCGCCGCCTGTGGGCATCAGGACCAGGGCATTGCCGCCCTCGGTCACCGTGCGTACGATCTCGGCCTGCACGCCACGGAAGGCCGGATAGCCCCACACCCGTTCCAGAAGCGCCAGGGCCTGCCCATCGGTGGAGAGGGACGTGCTCATCACCGGGCAGCATAGCGCTTTACGCTATGGGCGTAACCGGGTGGCTGCAGACGTGGCCCTACAACTGGCTCGCCTGGTCGATGATCTCCTGCGCAGTGCGCCAGACCTGGGGGGCGTCCGCCACGGCGCCGACCTCTCCGGTCGCGGACACGCCCGTCAGCGAGCCCTGCACGTCCACCCGCAGTTCCAGAGCGTTCCAGCCGCTCTGCGCGTTGACGTTGACGCTGATGGGCACGCCGATGGCCACCCCGGCGAACTCCTGCATGATCTGGCCGCAGTCCACCTGACCGCTCAGACGGGTGGGGCGGTCGGCGTACAGGTAGACCCGGCCGGTCAGGACCGCGCGGGTAAAGGACGTGCGCTGCAACCGGGCGGCGAACACCGGCTTGGCCTCGGAGCGCTGCGGCTGGAGGTTGATAAAGGCGAAATTGCGGGCCGCGTCGTCGCTGCTCGTGACCCGGCCCGTGCAGCCCACGGCCGAGAGCGCGTCGGCCGCGGGACGCAGGGCCGGCTGCACCGTCACGGCGTCGGGCAAGGGCAGAATAAAGAGGCCGCTGGAGGCGACGTCGGCCTGCGCGAGGGCCTGACCCGGTAGGCCCGCCAGGGTGACCTTGCCCGCGCCGCCCCAGCGGGAAATGTTTCCCTGGACGTTGCCGACCGTCTTGGCGGGAGCGGCGGGCCCAACCTGCAAGGTGGGCCGCCCCGCGCAGGCGGACAGCAGCAGGCCCAGGCTGGCGACGATGAAAAAGCGTGCTGGAGCGTTCACGCCACCGATTCTAGGGGGCGCGGAAGTGAGAAGCCTGCCTCACCGGGAAAGCGAGGCAGGCGCTGCGAGGCGGCGCTTACTGAATCTGGGCGTTCAGCTCGTCCATGCTGATCCAGGTGTTGACGGGGGCGGTCGTGCGAATGACCTTGCCGGTGATGCTCCTGCCGCTGAAACCGAAGCTGCCGTAGACGTAAAACTGCAGCATGTTCCAGCCGGGCACAGCGTTGACGCTCACGGTCACCGGGAAACTGCCCTGGCCGGCCAGCGTGCAGGTCACGGTGCCGCTGAGGGTGGTCTCCTGGTCCACATACAGCCACGCCCTCGCGTCCACCGTGCGGGTGGTCAGCGTCTTGCTGACAGCTGCGGCAAAGAGGTCTTTGGTGGCGCTCCCGTTTTTCGCCTGCAGGGTAAAGGCGAGCAGGCCCTGGGCGGCCGCATTGGAATTGGTCAGGCTGGTGTTCACGCAGCCGAACTGCGACAGGCCGCTAAGCAGGGTGGCGGTCACCGAGCGCGCCTCGCCCGCCAGGGCCGTGGCCTGGGGCAGCGTCAGGGTGAAGTTGTTCGCCGCGTCGATGGGCGCGGTCGCCAGCGGCAGCAGGGTGCCGTTCAAGTTCACGGTGCCGCCACCGCCCCAGGTCTGAACCTGACCGGAGATCTTGGACTCTGCCGGCGCATTCTTGGGCGCTTCGATGGAGTTGTTGCCGCAAGACGCGAGCGTCAGGGACACACCCAGCAGGGTCAGGCCAACAAGCTTGTTCATGGGGCACATGGTACCGAACTTGGCCCTACGGTGCCTGACCTGTCCCTGACGCCACCTTGATCACCACGCGGCCCCGGACCTGCCCTGCCAGAATCTCTTCAGCCAGTGCGGGCACGTCCTCCAGGGGATGAATTCGGATCAGGGGGGCGAGCTTCACGGGTGGCAGGTCCCGCGCCAGGCGGTCCCAGGCGGTGCGGCGGCGTGGGGCGGGGCAGGTTACCGAGTCGATCCCCAACAGGTTTACGCCGCGCAGAATGAGGGGAAACACCGTGGTCTGAAGCTGGTGCCCACCCGCCAGGCCGCACACCGCCAACGAGCCGTGGGTGCGCGTGCTGGCGTACGCCCCAGCCAGCGCTTCACCGCCCACGGTGTCCACCACCCCGGCCCAGCGTTCCTTTTCCAGGGAACGCTTCAGAAGAGGCAGTTCCTCCCGCCCAATGATGTTTGTGGCCCCAAGGGAGCGCAGGTACGCTTCCTCCTGGGGGCGGCCGGTGCTGGCCGTGACCGTGAAGCCAGCCGCAGCAAGCAGGGCCACCGCTGTACTGCCCACGCCGCCCGCCGCTCCCGTCACGAGCACTTCACCTTGCCCGGGGGTCATCCCGTGGTCCTCCAGGGCCAGTACCGCGAGCATCGCGGTAAAGCCTGCCGTGCCCACGCCCATGGCCCACTCGGCGCTCAGCTCCCCCGGAATGGCCACCAACCATTCGGACCGGACCCGGGCATACTCGGCGTAGCCCCCGTCCTGCCGCTCGCCGATGCCCCAGCCGGTCAGGACCACAGGGGTACCGGGCGTATAGGTGCCCGTCTCGTCGGTCACCACCTCGCCCGCCAGATCGATACCAGGGGTCATGGGCAGGGATTTCAGCACCCCGGGGCGGCCCGCCACCGCCAGGCCGTCTTTGTAGTTCACGCTGGAATGCGTGACGCGCACCACGGCGTCGCCAGGCGGCAGATTGGCCGGGGTCAGGGTCTGGAACTCGGTGCGCAGGCCCGCCTCGTCTTTCAGGGCGCGCAGGGCGCGGAAGGTGGGGGGCAGGGCAGGAACGGCTCGGGTCATGGGACGAACACCTCCAACACAGGGATATGGTCCCAGCCTACCTGCTCCCCAACCCCGCTGCCCTACCGTACGTCCTCAAACTCGGTCACGGCGGCAGCGAGGGCGTCGGTCGTCGTGGCCTGGTACCCGGCCCAGACCCGCCACAGGGCGTGCAGGGCCTCGTGCGCGGCGAGCAGGGCCGCGCGCACCTCGGGCGTCGGCTCGTCTCCGGCGGCAGCGAGGGCCACGGTCAGGTGCAGCTTGGCGTTCAGGTAGCGCGTCTGCTCGGTGCGGGTACCGTCGTACACATACACCACTTCGCGCCAGTCGGGCGTGAACTCACGCCAGATCAGGCGGGTGACTCCGGCGTGGCTGCCGGGGCACAGCCTGTGGGCGGGCGTGCCATCGGGCGCGATAAGCCCACGCTCGCGGCACCCCTGGGCCGCCAGACCGCTGATATCACGGTCCACGTTGTCCTGAAAACGCGCCTCGATGGCGCAACGGGCCGAATCACGAGCAGCTTGCGACATAGTGCCCTTATTTTATTCTGCCCACAGCAAAACGAAATGGAAGGTACACTTTCTTCGTGCCTGTCTCCTCCCCTGGTATTCTGGCTCCCTGCGTGCTGGTGTGCGGCAACGTGAATCTGGAGCTGGGCTTCACCGCCCCTGCCCTGCCGCTTCCCGAAGTCGAGAGCGTGGAGCATCCCGGCGCGCTGACGCTCGGCGTGTCGGGGGTGGGCTTCAATGTGGCCCACGCGCTGGCGCGGCTGGGAGGCGGCACCCGCTTTCTGGGCTTTGCCGGGGCCGATGCGGCGGGCGAGGTGGTCCGGACACGTCTCGCGGAGCTGGGCATCGGGGCACACTGGCTCCCCGCTCCGGCCACCCCGCTGTCACTGGTGCTGACCGGACCGTGCGGCGGGCGGCAGATTCACCGGGACCTCAAGGGGCTGAACGGCGCCCCCGCGCCCCGAGACGCCTTTCTCGCCGCGCTGCCCGGATGTGAGGCGGTGGTGCTGAGCAATGTGCCCTGGACCAAAGACCTGCTCTCAGAGGCCCAGACGCGGGGACTGCCGGTCGTTACGGACCTCCAGGCCACCCCCGGACCGGGCGAACCCTACGACGAGGCCTACCTCCACGCCGACGTGCTGTTTCTGAGCGGCGCCCGCCTCCCGCTGCCACCCCTGGACGCGCTGCGCGCCTACCGGCAGCGGTGCGATCCGGAGGTGCTGGTCATCGGCCTGGGTGAGGACGGCGCGCTGCTTTCGGAACGGGGCCGCTTGCCCTGGCACCAGCCCGCCGTCTCCACCCGCCCAGTGGTCAGCACGAACGGGGCCGGAGACGCGCTGCTGGCCGCCTTCGTCTGCGCGTACTTCGGGGGCATGGACGCGCGGGAGGCCCTGCGGCTGGCCTGCATCTTCGCCTCCTGGGCCTGCGGCGAACCGGGCGGGGCGGCGGGGCACCTGGACTGGAAGGGCCTGACGGCGCTGGCAGGTTCTGTCCCACTCTGAGCGCAAGAAACGGATAGAGCGCCGCGCGGCCCAGGGCTACCCTGAAAGGCGCAGGAGGAGACCACATGACCCCGATTTCTTCCCTTCCCGAGGCCCGCTGGGAGGCTGTTCAGCGCCGCGACGCTTCCAGTGACGGCCAGTTCTACTACGGCGTGCGCTCCACCCGCGTCTACTGCCGTCCCTCGTGCCCGTCGCGGCGGCCCCGCCGGGAGAACGTGACCTTTTTCGATACGCCTGCAGAGGCCGAGGCCTCCGGATACCGCGCCTGCCTGCGCTGCAAACCCACGGAGGTCAGCGCGGGACAGTGGGCCGTGCTGCACGTTCAGCACCTCCTCGACACCGTGGAGCCTACGCCTGGCCTCGCTGCGCTGGCGGGCGCTGTCGGCCTGAGCCCCTTTCACCTCCAGCGCGTATTCAAGGCGGCCACGGGCGTCAGTCCCAAGGGCTACGCCCTGGCCCGCCGCAGCGAGCGGCTGAAGGCGGAGCTGCGCACGGGCGCGAGCGTGACCCAGGCCCTCTACGGCGCCGGGCACCCTTCGGCCCGGACCGTGTATGACCGCGCGACGGACGGGCTGGGCATGTCTCCCGGCCGCTACCGGGCGGGCGGCGCCGGACAGACCATTCGCTACGCGGTGGTGGAGAGCGTGCTGGGACCGATGCTCGTCGCGGCCACGGAGCGCGGTCTGGTGGCCGTACGCTTCGGGGAGGCGGAGCCGCTGACCGCCGAGTTGCGCAACGAGTACCCCCGGGCAACGCTCGAAGAGGACGAGGCCGCGTTGCGGGGCCACATAGAAGCGCTCCACAAACACCTGACGGGGCGGCGGGACTTGGCGCTGCCGGGCGACACGGCGGGCACTGCCTTTCAGCGCCGCGTCTGGGACGCCCTTCGCGGCATTCCCTACGGCGAGACGCGCTCCTACGCCGAGGTGGCCGAGATGATCGGGGAGCCCAAAGCGGTGCGCGCTGTGGCCCAGGCGTGCGCGGCGAATCCGGTGGCCCTCGTCGTACCGTGTCACCGCGTCGTCAGGACGGGCGGCGCGCCTGGCGGCTACCGCTGGGGCCTGGAGCGCAAACGCGAGCTGCTGGAGCGTGAACGGGCGTTGGCCCAGAGCGGCACGTAAGCCCTTCCTTTCAAAACCAGAGGCGCGTTCCGTACCCGGCGCGTCGTCTTCTCGGCTGACCGTCCCTCCCCAGGAGTCCCCATGCGCCGGGTCCTCACCCCCATACCCATGTCCTTCGGCTCGGCCAACCTCGCGCCCCCGGTCGCCGGCGTGGTGGATTCGGCCTTCGGTCCTGCCGGGCATGACGGTAAAGGGCCCGCGCCGCGGGGGCGTGCTGAACCTGCCCTCGCAGGACCTCGTGGACGCGGTGGACCGCCCCGCTCTCACCACCGGCAAAAGCCCTGCCCGACGACAAGGCGCGGATGGGCTTTCGCGCATGTGCGCGCCACATTCACCCACGCCCACCTGCCGCCGGCCCGCTCCGAACGCGTTCGTCCACCGCGGTTGAAGGCGTGCCCGGCGCAGCCCGAAACTGCGCTGGAACGCCCGCATGACTTTGATGACCCCATCGTGGCGGCGCCACCACGCGGACACGGCACGCTGGCGGCCCCTGACCACGAGTTTTACGGGCTGGGCGGGCAACTGCGGCTGGCAAAGGTGTTCTAGCCCAGAGCGCGATCGGCTGCGTTCTGGTTCTCACCCCATGCTCTACCCTGCCCGGCATGACGCGCCTTCCCGCTTCCCCCTTTCCCGCAGACGAACTGCCGCCTGAACTTCAGGAGGTGACCACCCGGGCTGCCGCGGCCATCCGCACCCACGCGGCCGAGTGCGAAGCGAGGGGGGACGTGACCCCGGAAGCGGCGGCAGCGCTGCGGGCGAGCGGGTATACCCGCCTGAGCCTGCCGCGTGAATGGGGTGGGCCAGGAGCCACCCTGGCGCAATATGCGGAGGCACAGCGCCAACTCGGGGAGGCGGATGCGGGGCTGGCCCTCGTGTTGGCGATGCACACCCACGTCGTCGGCTCCGCCTTTGGCGGCGGCACCCTGCCGGAGTCCCTGCGCGCCGTGCTGGCGCGGGCGAGTACCGAGGGCCAGCTTATCAACGCCCTGGCGAGCGAGCCGGAGCTGGGCAGTCCGTCGCGCGGTGGCCTGCCCCGAACCACAGCCAGGCGAGAGCCGGACGGCTGGCGCGTCACGGGCCGCAAAACCTGGGCCACGGGCGCACGGGCGCTGGATCTGGCCCTCGTGAGCGCGGCGACGCCGGAGGGCGAGGTGTTGCGGCTGCTGGTCCCCACGAACGCGCCGGGCGTGAAGGTTGAGCCGACGTGGACGGGCGCGCTCGCCCTGCGGGGCAGTGGAAGCCACGACGTGACGTTTACGGATGTACCCGTCGCTCAAGATCACGTTGCGCCGCCTTCCTCGGGGCACCCTTCGGGCAGCGCGTGGTTCTGGACGGCGATTGCCGCCACCTATCTGGGCGTGGGTTTTGCGGCCCTCGAGGCCCTGAAGCGCTATGCGGGCGAGCGGGTGCCCACCGCCCTGGGCGCGCCCATCGCCACGCTGCCGCGCGTGCAGGAAAACGCCGGGAGGATGGCCGCCGGGCTGGAGGCCGCCCGCGCGCTGCTTCACTCGGCCGCGCAGGGCTGGGACCGCACCCACGGCGCTTCGGCGTTGCCCGGCATTGCCGCGGCCAAAGCCTTTGCCACCAACGCTGCTGTGGAGGCCACGGACCTCGCCCTGCGGACGGCGGGCGGCGCAGCCCTGACGCCCGCGCTGCCGCTAGAACGCCTCTTCCGGGATGCCCGCGCGGGCCTGACGCACCCGCCCACCGACGAGGTGGCCTACGGCAGCCTGGGTGCGGCGGGGCTGGGCGTGGAGGCGCGGCGGTAGACCCCCACCTGCCCCGGGAGCCTCCCCTATCCTGACCACAGATGCGCCTGCTGCCCCGCCACGATCCTCCCTCACAGGTCCGCCGACTGGCCCTCTCGGCGCTGGCGGGCCTGGCGCTGGGACTGCTGCTGGCGCGCGGCGCGCTGGGTGTGGTGCTGGCCCTCGTGCCCCCGGGGCAGGAGCTGGCGCGGGCGGTCATCGGCGTGCTGGCGGCGGTGCTGAGCGTGACGCTGGGTTTCGGGCTGGCCGGAGCGCTGTCGGCGCGGGCGCTGCCCCTCGCGCGGCTGGGGCTGACGCGGGGACAGGCGCGCTTCCGGGCTGGGGTGGCGTCGGCCGCGACGGCGGGCCTGCTGATCGTGCCCCTGGGCCTGCTGATGGCCGTGGCCGGCATGGCCCAGGGGGGCGCGGTGGACGACGGGCTGGGACAGCTGCAGCTCACGCTGCTCGTCACCGTCACCTGCGCGCTCTACGGCCTGGTGTCCGGCGGGCTGCTGGGGCTGCTGACCCTGCGGGTGGCGCTGGCTTGGCGGCCCGCGCTCGGGGGGCTGCTGGGCTTCGGGGCCACCGGGCTGCTGGGCGGCGTGCTGATCGGGCAGGTGGGGGTCCCCAACCTGCTGTCGGGCGGTGGCTGGGCGCTGCTCGGGCTGCTGGGGGCCTTTTTGGTCACCCTGCAGGTGGTGGGCGACGTGATGATTGCCGGCGGGATTAACGACGCTGCCGACCACGCCCGGCGCGACACGGCGGACGACCGGCAGGTCAAGCTGACGCTGGCCGTGCTCGGCCTCGCGCTGCTGGGGGGTTGGAGCGTGACCCAGCGGGCGGTGGCCTTCGTGCAGAGCCGCCCGGCCGCCTCCGAGCCACTGGCCGTTCCGGCGGTGCGCGGCCCGGACTGCTTGCCTCCCACGGACCCCCTGGAAACCGCTGTGTGGCGCGTAACCACCCGGGAAGGACGGCCGGACCTGTCGTGCGGCAACGCCTTTCTGGGCTTTCTGCACGTGCCGGACCCCCTGCCCGCCTTCAGCGACCAGCCGCCCACGCCGCACGGCGGCTTCGACGGGCTGGCCGCCCAGATCGTGGGCGCGCGGCGGGAGGTCCTGTACGCGGTGATGGAGTGGGCCGACGATCCCCGGCGCGGCCCGGGGGCGGTGATCGCGGCCGGCATCCACGGACTATACAGGCGCGTTCAGGCCAACCCGGCGGCCTATCCATCGGGGGTGACGGTCCGTATCGCGCTGGGGAATTTTCCCCTGGCGACCCGGCTGGAGTGGGGCTCACAGGTGTACGCGGCGGCACGGGACCTGCTCGCGGCGGGCGTGCCGTTCGGGGAGGAGCGGCTGGGGTGGCGGGTGGAGCTGGCGAACTACTCGGGCAGCTTTCCCCACAGCCACGCCAAACTGCTCGTTACCGACGGCGAATTCCTGACGGTGACCGGCTTCAACGTCGGCCCCCTGCATCTGCCCTCGGCCACCACGCGGGGCCACGGCGGCGATCTGCGTGACCTGGGGCTACGCGTGCGGGGCCCGGTGGCGCACGACGGCCTGACGGTGTTCGACGATCTGTGGAGCCGCAGCACCCGGCTGGAGTGCGCGCCCGGGGCGACGGCGCAAACGGTGCGCACAGACTGTCATTCGGGCGGAGCAGGGGCCGTGGAACATCCCCAGGGCACGGCCGGAGGGGCCGTAGTGCGGGTGGGGGACGCGCGGGTGTTTAGCCTATACCGCCGCGAGGGCTTTCAGGCCGCTGACGACGCGCTGGTGGCCCTGCTGAACTCGGCCGGGCGCAGCGTGGACCTGATGCACGTCAGCTTCAGCATGAACGTGCGCTGCAACCTCGCCCTGCTGAGTCCCCGGCTGTGTACCGCCGACGACGCCCTGCCGTGGATGCGCGCGCTGATCCGCGCCGCCGGACGGGGCGTACGAATCCGGGCCGTGCTGTACGAACACGGCGTGCTGGGCCTGGAAAACCGCATTGGCCTGTCGGTCCTGCGCCGTGAACTCGCCGCGCGGGGCCTGGAGGACCGGTTCGAGGCCCGCTGGTATCCCGGCGCGCTGCATGCCAAGACCATGCTCGTGGACGGGCAGATGCTCACGGTAGGCAGTCAAAACCTCCACTACTCCTCATGGACACCCCGTGGGCTGAACGAGTACACCCTGGCCACCACCGCGCCCGCCGCTGCCACCGGCTATGCCCGTGAGTTCAGGTATTTCTGGGCCCGGTCCCCGCAGGCCACGCTGCCCGAATGGCTGGGGGGCGAGCTGGCCATGGGCACGCCGTGAAACGCAGCGGCACACGGCCAGCTAGACTCAACCCCGTGCGCCGCGCCTCCCTCATCGTCTTGATCCTTCTCGCGGGCCTGCTGGCCCTGACCGCCCCGGCCTTTCCCGCCCTGAAGCGCTACGGCGCCCTGCCCCACAAGGCGAGTGGACCGGTCAACGTGCTGCTGGCAGGGGTAGACGTCCATTACGACGACAAGGCCGGCGTGTGGCCCTGGCCCGCCACCCCTGAGGACTACAGCCAGCGGACCGACACCATCATGCTCGCGCAGGTCTGGCCGGATGGCCGAACCAACCTCCTGAGCATTCCCCGCGACACCTGGGTCAACCTGCCCCGCCTGGGCTGGGGCAAGATCAACCGCGCCAATCCCAACGGTGGCCCGGGGCTGCTCACGCAGGCCGTGCAGGACCTGACCGGGGTGCCCCTGGACGGCTACGCCCTGCTGTCCCTGAACGCCCTGCGCGCCCTGGCCGAGGCGGCGGGCGGCGTCACCGTCGATGTGCCCCAGCGCATGAAGTACGACGACAACGCGGGGAAGTTGCACATCGACCTTCAGCCCGGGCGGCAGCACCTGAATGGCCAGCAGGCCGAGGGGTTCCTCCGCTTCCGGCACGACGGCCTCGGTGACATCGGGCGTGTGGCACGGCAGCAGGCCTTCCTCAGCGCCCTGGTGGGTCAGGTGAAAAACCCGCTGAACTGGTGGCGGCTGCCGCGCATGGTGGCGGCCCTTCACGCCAATACCAAGTCGGACCTCACCAAGGGCGAAGTGGGCGCGGTGCTCGGCGGTGCGCTGAGCGGACTGAAGGTCCAGGCCTACACCCTGCCGGGCAACTTCAGCGGCCCCAACTGGCAGCCCGACCGCTCCGCCATCCAGTCCCTCATCCGCGAGCATTTCAGAAATCCAAATGATCCGCGCAACCTCGCCGTCGCTGTGGTGAACGTCGGCGCACCTGGTGGCAGCGCCCGGCGCCTCAAGGAGCGGCTGGAGGGCCTGGGCTACGGCAACGTGGTCATCTCCAACGCCTCCCGCGCCGAAGTCCCCACCACCGTCAGCGGGCAGGCGGCGGCGGCAGTGCTGCGCGACGTGGGCCATGGCCAGGTCTCGCAGGAAGAGGGGTTGCCGGGCGCGGACGTGACGGTGCGGCTGGGGACGGACACACCGGGAGAGTAGGGCGCTGTGCAGGCCAGACGGCTTGCCCCTCTTGATCCCTTTGTGACAGCTTTCCCCGCGCCTGCCCCCGCATGGGCTATACTCCTCCTCAGAAATCCTCGAAGCGAGGTGGGAGCTTTGCCCCACCTTTTTTCGTGGAGGGGGTGGTTTCCGGCCTGCGTTATGCGCGTGGCCCACAATATGAATAACAACGCAACCGACAACTCAACCACGCTCCAGACCCTCGCCGACGCCGCGCTGCGCCCCCTGGGCTTCGAGGTGCTGGACGTGCAGGTGCAGAATCCGGGGCGGCGGCCCATCGTGGTGATTCGCATGGACCGCCTCGACGAGCAGCCCGTGACCATGGAAGACCTCACCAGCGCGAGCCGGGCCGTGGGTGCAGAATTTGACCGGGTGGACCCCATCTCCGGCGAGTACCGGCTGGAACTCGAATCACCCGGTGGCAAACGGCCCCTGACGCGCGCCCGGCATTTCGAGCGGATGCTGGGGCTCAAGGCCCGCGTGCGCGGCGAGGGCCACGCCTTCACAGCTCCCATCAAAGCGGTGGACGGCGAGCGGGTCACCTTCGACGTGGGCGGCGAGGACGTAATCCTGACGGTAGGCACGTTCCAGGGGCACCTGGCC is a genomic window containing:
- a CDS encoding LCP family protein, yielding MRRASLIVLILLAGLLALTAPAFPALKRYGALPHKASGPVNVLLAGVDVHYDDKAGVWPWPATPEDYSQRTDTIMLAQVWPDGRTNLLSIPRDTWVNLPRLGWGKINRANPNGGPGLLTQAVQDLTGVPLDGYALLSLNALRALAEAAGGVTVDVPQRMKYDDNAGKLHIDLQPGRQHLNGQQAEGFLRFRHDGLGDIGRVARQQAFLSALVGQVKNPLNWWRLPRMVAALHANTKSDLTKGEVGAVLGGALSGLKVQAYTLPGNFSGPNWQPDRSAIQSLIREHFRNPNDPRNLAVAVVNVGAPGGSARRLKERLEGLGYGNVVISNASRAEVPTTVSGQAAAAVLRDVGHGQVSQEEGLPGADVTVRLGTDTPGE
- the rimP gene encoding ribosome maturation factor RimP, with the translated sequence MNNNATDNSTTLQTLADAALRPLGFEVLDVQVQNPGRRPIVVIRMDRLDEQPVTMEDLTSASRAVGAEFDRVDPISGEYRLELESPGGKRPLTRARHFERMLGLKARVRGEGHAFTAPIKAVDGERVTFDVGGEDVILTVGTFQGHLAEFPDRHR